In one window of Burkholderia cenocepacia DNA:
- a CDS encoding sugar ABC transporter ATP-binding protein, which translates to MFTARIARSMASESAPAASSAAPGSSGAPMADCVLEVRGVGKSFPGVVALDGVQFRVRRGTVHALMGENGAGKSTLMKIIAGVYTPDQGEILINGEPVVLNGPLDALDRGIAMIHQELNLMPYMTVAENIWIRREPKNRFGLIDHAELRRRTAALFERLSIDIDPETDVRTLTVASRQMVEIAKAVSFDSDVLIMDEPTSALTEKEVTHLFRIIRQLREQGKGIVYITHKMNELFEIADEFSVFRDGKYIGTHASSDVTRDDIIRMMVGREITQMFPKEDVPIGDVVLSVKDLCVDGVFRDVSFELRAGEILGVAGLVGSGRSNVAEALFGVVPATSGEIRIDGKPVRIATPAQAMKHGMAFLTEDRKDSGCFLNLDLLANMEAAVLSRRYVKFNFVQQAQLKRDCEEMSRMLRVKSPGLHEEIQNLSGGNQQKVLIGRWLLTQPRILILDEPTRGIDVGAKAEIHRLVSALAGKGVAVLMISSEMPEVLGMSDRVMVMHEGRMTGIVDRKDADQVRIMDLASR; encoded by the coding sequence ATGTTTACAGCCAGGATCGCGCGCTCGATGGCCAGCGAAAGCGCGCCGGCCGCGTCGTCCGCCGCGCCGGGTTCGTCCGGTGCGCCCATGGCCGACTGCGTGCTCGAGGTGCGCGGCGTCGGCAAGTCCTTTCCCGGCGTCGTCGCGCTCGACGGTGTGCAGTTCCGCGTGCGCCGCGGCACCGTGCATGCGCTGATGGGCGAGAACGGCGCCGGCAAGTCCACGCTGATGAAGATCATCGCGGGCGTCTACACGCCCGACCAGGGCGAAATCCTGATCAACGGCGAACCGGTCGTGCTGAACGGCCCGCTCGATGCGCTCGACCGCGGCATCGCGATGATCCATCAGGAACTCAACCTGATGCCGTACATGACGGTCGCGGAGAACATCTGGATTCGCCGCGAACCGAAGAACCGTTTCGGCCTGATCGATCACGCCGAGCTGCGCCGCCGCACGGCCGCGCTGTTCGAGCGGCTGTCGATCGACATCGATCCGGAAACCGACGTGCGCACGCTGACCGTCGCGAGCCGCCAGATGGTCGAGATCGCGAAGGCCGTGTCGTTCGACTCGGACGTGCTGATCATGGACGAGCCGACCTCCGCGCTGACCGAGAAGGAAGTCACGCACCTGTTCCGGATCATTCGCCAGCTGCGCGAGCAGGGCAAGGGCATCGTCTACATCACCCACAAGATGAACGAGCTGTTCGAGATCGCCGACGAGTTCTCGGTGTTTCGCGACGGCAAGTACATCGGCACGCATGCGTCGAGCGACGTCACGCGCGACGACATCATCCGCATGATGGTCGGGCGCGAGATCACGCAGATGTTCCCGAAAGAAGACGTGCCGATCGGCGACGTTGTGCTGTCGGTGAAGGATCTCTGCGTCGACGGCGTGTTCCGCGACGTGAGCTTCGAGCTGCGCGCGGGTGAAATCCTCGGCGTCGCGGGCCTCGTCGGCTCGGGGCGCTCGAACGTCGCGGAGGCGCTGTTCGGCGTCGTGCCGGCCACCTCGGGCGAGATCCGCATCGACGGCAAGCCGGTGCGTATTGCGACGCCCGCGCAGGCGATGAAACACGGGATGGCGTTTCTCACCGAGGACCGCAAGGATTCCGGCTGCTTCCTGAATCTCGACCTGCTCGCGAACATGGAAGCGGCGGTGCTGAGCCGCCGCTACGTGAAGTTCAATTTCGTGCAGCAGGCGCAGTTGAAGCGCGACTGCGAGGAAATGAGCCGGATGCTGCGCGTGAAGTCGCCCGGGCTGCACGAGGAAATCCAGAACCTGTCGGGCGGCAACCAGCAGAAGGTGCTGATCGGCCGATGGCTGCTTACGCAACCGCGCATCCTGATCCTCGACGAACCGACGCGCGGTATCGACGTCGGCGCGAAGGCCGAGATTCACCGGCTCGTCAGCGCGCTCGCCGGCAAGGGCGTCGCGGTGCTGATGATCTCGTCGGAAATGCCGGAAGTGCTGGGGATGAGCGATCGCGTGATGGTGATGCACGAAGGGCGCATGACCGGCATCGTCGATCGCAAGGACGCCGACCAGGTCCGCATCATGGATCTCGCGTCGCGCTGA
- a CDS encoding sugar ABC transporter substrate-binding protein yields MKTKLMAVAAAAILAAPLAHAEKIGVTMASFDDTFLTILRNSIADSAKKDGATVQIEDGGNDVGKQLSQVQNMIAQKVDAIIVNPVDTDATPKITKMVTAAKIPLIYVNRKPVDFDKLPAGVAVVASDEKQSGTLQARQVCKLLGGKGDLLVLMGELSNESARARTKDIEDVIATKECSGMKIVDKREGKWSRTQGQDITMNWLSSGTKFDAIVSNNDEMAIGAINALKAARKLTPKTVVAGIDATPDGLAAMKAGELKVSVYQNATGQGAQAVAAALKLAKKQPVDRYVNVPFELVTPENMNQYAKH; encoded by the coding sequence ATGAAGACCAAGCTGATGGCCGTCGCGGCCGCCGCGATCCTGGCTGCGCCGCTCGCGCATGCCGAGAAGATCGGCGTGACGATGGCATCGTTCGACGACACGTTCCTGACCATCCTGCGCAACAGCATCGCCGATTCGGCGAAGAAGGACGGCGCGACGGTGCAGATCGAGGACGGCGGCAATGACGTCGGCAAGCAGTTGAGCCAGGTCCAGAACATGATCGCGCAGAAGGTCGACGCGATCATCGTGAATCCGGTCGATACCGACGCGACGCCGAAGATCACGAAGATGGTGACCGCGGCGAAGATTCCGCTCATCTACGTGAACCGCAAGCCGGTCGACTTCGACAAGCTGCCGGCCGGCGTCGCGGTCGTCGCGTCCGACGAAAAGCAGTCGGGCACGCTGCAGGCGCGCCAGGTGTGCAAGCTGCTCGGCGGCAAGGGCGACCTCCTGGTGCTGATGGGTGAGCTGTCCAACGAATCGGCGCGCGCGCGCACCAAGGACATCGAGGACGTGATCGCGACGAAGGAATGCTCGGGCATGAAGATCGTCGACAAGCGCGAAGGCAAGTGGAGCCGCACGCAGGGCCAGGACATCACGATGAACTGGCTGAGCTCCGGGACGAAGTTCGACGCGATCGTGTCGAACAACGACGAAATGGCGATCGGCGCGATCAACGCGCTGAAGGCCGCGCGCAAGCTCACGCCGAAGACGGTCGTCGCCGGTATCGACGCGACGCCGGACGGGCTCGCGGCGATGAAGGCCGGCGAGCTGAAGGTGTCGGTCTACCAGAATGCGACCGGGCAGGGCGCGCAGGCGGTGGCCGCGGCGCTCAAGCTCGCGAAGAAGCAGCCGGTCGATCGCTACGTGAACGTGCCGTTCGAGCTCGTGACGCCGGAGAACATGAACCAGTACGCGAAGCACTGA